The DNA segment AGGGAACAGGCTGATTTTCGTCGCATCAACGGGCTGGGGGAGTCGGATCGCATTCCTCCCAAGCTGCGCGGTGCCTATAACGCCATTGCCAAGAAGGATGAGATCAAGCGCAAGGCCACGCGTCGTAGCCGTGACGTGCTTGATCGTGCGCTGAACTCCATCGCCAGCGTGTACCGTGATGTTGCGGTGCTGCAGAATAATGCCGAAGAGTCGGTCGGGATCATCAACCGCGAGCATCGTGCGGCCATTGCGGAGCTTGCGGCCGGCATGTCGCGTCAGGGTGCCGTGGCACGGCTTGATCATGTGGCTGTGGCGCGTAAACGCCTTAACGGCAATGGCAATCCGCTGCTGGTGCTCGAGGCGTTGTTCTGTGCGCTGCTGTGAATGTCAGGAGCAGTCGGGCGGCTGTTAGCGTTCGCCGTATCCGGTGGATTCACGTATGACCAGCTGGGGCAGCAGCGAGACGTGCGCGGGTGTGCTGTTGCCTGTCGAGATCAGTCGTAGGGATTCCGCGACGATCTGTTCGAATGGCGGCTGCACGGAGGTCAGTGTCGGCATGGTCGTTGCGGCAAGCGGAGAATCGTCAAACCCGACGATGCGTACATCTTCGGGGACCCGCAATCCTAGCGTATGCAACGCCACCATTGCGCCGAAGGCCACCGCGTCGTCCGCGCACACCAGGGCGTCCGGCCTGTTGTCTTTGGCGAACAGTCGCATCGAACAGTCGTAGCCGCGTTGCACCGTGCGTTCGCCGAACTGGTTCCAGTCGGTGTGCGTGGTGAGACGGTATGAGCGTACCTGGGTGTGGAACATGGTGAACAGTTCGGCCGATTCGAAGGAGATCTCCTTGCTGGCCATGTAGGCCACGGCGTGCGCGCCACGCTCGGTGAGGTGCCTCATGATGAGCTCCATGGCGGCGTTTTCGTCGATGGAGACCATGGAGGTTCGGAACGACTGCTGGTGCCCGCCGATTTGCACGATTGGCATGGTGCCGGCGTAATGGTCCAGTGTGTCTGTCAGGTCGGCGTTGACGGCCGGCACTACGATCAGGCCGTCCACATGCCTTGAGACGAGGGATTCGATGCGGTCGATCTGCGTGGTCTGGTCGTTGCCTATGCCGATCATCAGCTGCTGTTCGTTGGCGTCGCTGGCGTATTCGATTTCGTCGAGCAGTTGGGCGCTGAATGAGTCCGTGGCGCTGGGGATGACCAGGCCGATGGCGTTGGTGACGTCGCTGCGCAATGCGCTTGCCGCGTAGTTGACGGAATAGTTGAGTTGTTCGGCTGCCGCGCGTACGCGTCTGGCGATGTCGTCGTCTTTGTCTCGTTTGCCGGATAGTACGCGCGATACGGTGGCGATGGATACGTTGGCCAGTGCGGCAACGTTCGTGATGGAACTGTTTGTTTTGCCGGCCATGTTCTCCTCCGTGTGGTTCGTATGGGTTTAGCGATTCGTGCGTGGTTCAGGCGGGTTTA comes from the Bifidobacterium angulatum DSM 20098 = JCM 7096 genome and includes:
- a CDS encoding LacI family DNA-binding transcriptional regulator, with amino-acid sequence MAGKTNSSITNVAALANVSIATVSRVLSGKRDKDDDIARRVRAAAEQLNYSVNYAASALRSDVTNAIGLVIPSATDSFSAQLLDEIEYASDANEQQLMIGIGNDQTTQIDRIESLVSRHVDGLIVVPAVNADLTDTLDHYAGTMPIVQIGGHQQSFRTSMVSIDENAAMELIMRHLTERGAHAVAYMASKEISFESAELFTMFHTQVRSYRLTTHTDWNQFGERTVQRGYDCSMRLFAKDNRPDALVCADDAVAFGAMVALHTLGLRVPEDVRIVGFDDSPLAATTMPTLTSVQPPFEQIVAESLRLISTGNSTPAHVSLLPQLVIRESTGYGER